From one Anopheles cruzii chromosome 3, idAnoCruzAS_RS32_06, whole genome shotgun sequence genomic stretch:
- the LOC128272021 gene encoding insulin-like growth factor-binding protein complex acid labile subunit → MQPTRFLFVAVAALIWCAPARGDECVSTKRDRHRTIMEEFRHSPNWEGVLTEDTLNLQNNETEVDLSRQGFKEVHWHLSSIVNEGYEIYELDLSFNNLEQLNELTFLKFYSLETLNLSNNRIETINNLTFGSLIRLAELDLSFNLIHTLEKQAFDRLYGLESLSLRENCLVTLAPHQFYFNDHLSSLLLDHNQLSFLPRVLFDTITMVDELYELDLSDNNFRRMPYIDAKEISLLKIENNHIETLTVNKSFNVRVLQMQNNNIYDADLFSFSRAEHIDLSHNNLDNIVGLHEMTQLEYLDLSSNNVSRFDYNLKYSIRNIPGLVTLRLQNCSLNDQNIEGLLASESILYLDLSQNNFVRLNVSHLSRLRTLQYLSLNFNYLRELVNYERMGHEFPYLDRVSLSFNRWNCSYYDRLNAHLNRTHIRSTSDPRDCYINGTHVTDSYVTDVFEPPYTMVQVKRDMAVLRNLGRHTLYFLLAMFTSLRSQWNGSVVNQQTYRRQLDSLEHDVDHLLGMVVFLVAVFAVALFVAVAWGCQRLVRRWQHDRSVKVVTYQKRANEFSNGVTVNDVIRDNVSVA, encoded by the exons atgcAGCCGACAAG GTTCCTATTCGTTGCGGTGGCTGCTCTTATCTGGTGCGCCCCAGCACGCGGTGATGAATGTGTTAGCACGAAACGGGACAGACATCGGACGATCATGGAAGAGTTTCGTCACTCGCCGAACTGGGAAGGCGTGCTGACGGAGGACACGCTCAATCTGCAgaacaacgaaaccgaagTGGACCTGTCCCGACAGGGCTTCAAGGAGGTCCACTGGCACCTGAGCAGCATCGTGAACGAGGGCTACGAAATCTACGAGCTCGACCTATCCTTCAACAACCTGGAGCAGCTGAATGAGCTGACGTTTCTCAAGTTCTACTCCCTGGAAACGCTCAATCTGTCCAACAACCGCATCGAGACGATCAACAACCTAACGTTCGGCTCGTTGATCCGCCTGGCCGAGCTCGATCTGTCGTTCAATCTGATCCACACGCTCGAGAAGCAAGCTTTTGACCGACTCTACGGACTCGAGTCGCTGAGCCTGCGCGAGAACTGTCTGGTGACGCTGGCCCCGCACCAGTTCTACTTCAACGATCACCtctcgtcgctgctgctcgacCACAACCAGCTGTCGTTCTTGCCGCGCGTGCTCTTCGACACAATCACAATGGTGGACGAGCTGTATGAGCTCGACCTCTCGGACAACAACTTCCGCCGGATGCCGTACATCGACGCGAAGGAGATCTCGCTGCTGAAGATCGAAAACAATCACATCGAAACGCTCACGGTCAACAAATCGTTCAACGTGCGCGTGCTGCAGATGCAGAACAACAACATCTATGACGCGGACCTGTTCTCCTTTAGCCGGGCCGAGCACATTGACCTATCCCACAACAACCTGGACAACATCGTCGGTCTGCACGAGATGACGCAGCTCGAGTATCTGGACCTGTCGTCGAACAACGTGTCCCGGTTCGACTACAACCTCAAGTACTCGATCCGCAACATTCCCGGGCTGGTGACGCTTCGGCTCCAGAACTGCAGTCTGAACGATCAGAACATCGAGGGCTTGCTGGCGTCGGAGTCGATCCTCTATCTGGACCTCTCCCAGAACAACTTCGTCCGTCTGAATGTGAGCCACCTTTCGCGGCTTCGAACCCTACAGTACCTCAGCCTGAACTTTAACTATCTGCGTGAGCTGGTTAACTACGAGCGGATGGGGCACGAGTTCCCTTATCTGGATCGGGTGTCGCTGTCTTTTAACCGCTGGAACTGCTCGTACTACGATCGGCTCAATGCGCACCTGAACCGTACGCACATCCGCTCGACGAGTGATCCTCGCGACTGCTACATCAACGGGACCCACGTGACCGATTCGTACGTGACGGATGTTTTCGAGCCTCCGTACACGATGGTGCAGGTGAAGCGGGACATGGCGGTGCTGCGCAACCTGGGCCGCCACACCCTCTACTTCCTGCTGGCCATGTTTACCAGCTTGCGGTCACAGTGGAACGGGTCCGTGGTCAACCAGCAGACGTACCGCCGCCAGCTGGACTCCCTGGAGCACGACGTGGACCACCTGCTCGGCATGGTCGTGTTCCTGGTGGCCGTGTTTGCCGTTGCCCTGTTCGTGGCCGTCGCGTGGGGTTGCCAGCGGTTGGTCCGCCGGTGGCAGCACGACCGCTCGGTCAAGGTGGTGACGTACCAGAAGCGGGCCAACGAGTTCAGCAACGGTGTCACCGTAAACGATGTGATACGGGACAATGTGTCGGTTGCCTAG
- the LOC128271995 gene encoding serine protease gd-like, whose product MQPSVLGVSDWRNLVAFRWCLVCAVLLLGPVANGPAKGQYLSSPCPKIFSYRFDPNTSEPFGYVELHNLRIGQLVKLNVDLSIGVPVPKSNVGSITLVKSRPQTFLDIFNNRPAQYRVNFPFTNIYPSVLAISVNGQAICTGQKVKGPIVTTINLEHTLFTQVQQLNSNGNTAAVNANGIQYQPAVHQIITQPSGRQTNDTPTAIVFQPPETAVTTQRSVLFPRVLLPPSQPQQTVYRPLPAASTRSSSDISCGTVAPLGSRLSINGIRSSKGQFPWAAPIFNTAGVSKPQYICGSSLITPTHVLTAAHCMYFPAGMERQADQLSVVPGMYNIDNFFDSSNQERDVARIFIHDDYYFEDAELTDSDISVLALAQPVVYNDLVRPICLWSESDNLEQIIGAKGFISSWGVTESGGDATYPSYVTATVIDKRDCSRQLGRLVPPSSRTFCGAGYGAVPCNGDSGSGLALKRGSRFYLRGIVSTGQLDINTQLCDSKKYVIYTDVAPFRYWLSRIVKK is encoded by the exons ATGCAGCCCAGCGTGTTAGGAGTTAGCGACTGGCGAAACTTGGTGGCGTTCCGTTGGTGCCTGGTCTGTGCGGTGCTTCTGCTTGGACCGGTTGCTAACGGGCCGGCCAAAGGCCAGTATCTGAGTTCGCCGTGtccgaaaatattttcctacCGGTTCGACCCGAACACGAGCGAGCCATTCGGATACGTCGAGCTGCACAACTTGCGCATCGGTCAGCTAGTCAAGCTGAACGTGGATCTCTCGATCGGCGTACCGGTTCCGAAG AGCAACGTGGGATCCATAACGCTAGTTAAATCGAGACCGCAAACGTTTCTCGACATTTTCAACAACCGCCCGGCGCAGTATCGTGTGAATTTCCCGTTCACCAACATCTACCCGTCCGTGCTGGCGATCAGCGTTAACGGGCAGGCGATCTGCACCGGGCAAAAGGTAAAGGGACCAATCGTGACGACCATCAATCTGGAGCACACACTGTTCACGCAGGTGCAGCAACTGAACTCGAACGGCAACACGGCGGCCGTCAACGCGAACGGCATCCAGTACCAGCCGGCGGTCCATCAGATCATCACCCAGCCCTCGGGCCGGCAGACCAACGACACGCCGACGGCGATCGTTTTCCAACCGCCCGAAACCGCGGTTACCACCCAGCGGTCAGTACTGTTCCCGAGAGTCCTGTTACCACcgtcgcagccgcagcaaaCAGTGTATCGACCTCTGCCAGCAGCGTCGACAAGGAGCTCCTCCGATAT TTCCTGCGGAACCGTGGCGCCGCTGGGCAGCCGACTGTCGATCAACGGCATTCGTTCGTCGAAAGGACAGTTCCCGTGGGCGGCACCGATTTTCAATACCGCCGGCGTCTCGAAACCCCAGTACATCTGCGGCAGTAGCCTGATTACCCCGACGCACGTGCTGACGGCGGCCCACTGCATGTATTTTCCCGCCGGCATGGAACGCCAGGCGGACCAGCTGTCGGTCGTGCCCGGGATGTACAACATCGACAACTTTTTCGACAGCAGCAACCAGGAGCGCGACGTGGCGCGGATATTCATTCACGACGACTACTACTTCGAGGACGCCGAACTGACGGACTCGGACATTTCGGTGCTGGCGCTCGCCCAACCGGTCGTCTACAACGATCTGGTGCGGCCAATCTGTCTGTGGAGCGAAAGTGACAACCTGGAGCAAATCATCGGCGCCAAGGGCTTCATTTCGAGCTGGGGCGTTACGGAGTCGGGCGGGGATGCGACGTATCCGAGCTACGTGACGGCCACCGTTATCGACAAGCGGGACTGCTCGCGCCAGCTGGGCCGCCTGGTACCGCCGTCGTCACGAACGTTCTGCGGTGCCGGCtacggtgccgtgccgtgcaacgGTGACTCCGGGAGCGGGTTGGCCCTAAAACGCGGATCACGGTTCTACCTCCGGGGGATCGTGTCTACGGGCCAGCTCGACATCAACACGCAGCTGTGTGACTCGAAGAAGTACGTTATCTACACGGATGTCGCTCCGTTCCGGTACTGGCTGTCGCGGATTGTTAAAAAGTAG